A section of the Cuniculiplasma divulgatum genome encodes:
- a CDS encoding VWA domain-containing protein gives MLKTFIKTSNSNCFSDTLTKIYFQVGISAVQGDNAGSGSAIAIIVDRSGSMHGEKLDDARDAAKMVLDVLGEANELALYSFASRVERIIPMGPVDDVDRISKEIDRIRASGGTSLYRALETVYDDARKFSSEGGSVTAILLTDGQPSDVTDVDRYEKLAASASEIGMKIVSIGIGDYDETILKKISDITNGDFVNATDRNLVSETFRKHAREAATAGGTSVTLKIVPRESGSVNVFDQSFTVDDGIVTVNLGSVGATPVNVTGSVDIKGGAEGSITALQAIVSYRDNDGSSREDKFPVTLNRTKNSEMVVSGINRDLVNEARLKMQMNQVEYLISQGDFDNATRINRQAMDAANATRKIELIEATRKLDRVLSSGSGEVDRKEAYNQTTKIKRN, from the coding sequence ATGTTGAAGACTTTCATAAAAACCAGCAATTCGAACTGTTTCTCAGACACACTGACGAAGATCTACTTCCAGGTTGGAATAAGTGCGGTACAGGGCGATAATGCAGGATCCGGGTCTGCCATTGCAATTATTGTGGATAGAAGCGGTTCAATGCATGGTGAGAAGCTTGATGATGCTCGGGATGCTGCCAAGATGGTACTTGATGTTCTGGGGGAAGCTAATGAACTGGCCCTGTATTCATTTGCCAGCAGAGTGGAAAGAATTATACCAATGGGCCCTGTTGATGATGTGGATAGAATTTCAAAGGAGATTGACAGGATCAGGGCATCGGGAGGAACAAGTCTTTACAGGGCTTTGGAAACGGTTTACGACGATGCCAGGAAGTTTTCATCAGAAGGAGGGTCAGTAACAGCCATACTGCTCACGGACGGCCAACCCTCAGATGTCACAGATGTGGACAGGTATGAAAAGCTTGCGGCAAGTGCATCCGAAATTGGCATGAAAATAGTCAGTATTGGAATAGGAGATTACGATGAGACCATACTGAAGAAGATTTCTGACATTACAAATGGTGACTTCGTGAATGCTACTGACCGGAATCTGGTCTCAGAAACATTCAGGAAACATGCCAGAGAGGCTGCCACTGCTGGAGGTACATCAGTCACGCTGAAGATAGTCCCCCGGGAATCCGGTTCAGTGAATGTTTTTGATCAGTCCTTCACAGTGGACGATGGGATTGTAACAGTAAATCTGGGCTCTGTGGGCGCAACTCCAGTAAATGTGACAGGATCCGTGGACATAAAGGGTGGAGCAGAGGGTAGCATCACTGCCCTGCAGGCCATAGTTTCCTACAGGGACAATGACGGCAGTTCCAGGGAGGACAAGTTTCCTGTGACTTTGAACAGAACAAAGAACTCGGAAATGGTTGTGTCAGGCATAAACAGGGATCTTGTGAACGAGGCACGCCTGAAGATGCAGATGAACCAGGTGGAATACCTCATATCGCAGGGTGATTTCGACAATGCCACAAGAATTAACAGGCAGGCTATGGACGCTGCAAACGCAACCAGAAAGATTGAGCTCATAGAAGCAACAAGAAAACTGGACCGGGTGCTTTCCTCCGGTTCCGGTGAGGTTGACAGAAAGGAAGCGTATAACCAGACAACAAAAATAAAGAGGAATTGA
- a CDS encoding FHA domain-containing protein: MTWFCTKCGSQNEDSESACVLCGSGRISEMESQQGVMVQDPETQQPAPEPSPVQQPPQAPVSEHAGEPQEESFLEFQFVQSPMDSLMGKKVKVNFSVFPSVSVGRSPENVMQIPDASVSRMHAKIMLDGGSYYLEDVGSSNGTFIYDGSKFVEVKEKTKIQEKSLVKFGEDTIVKVTSVKAV; encoded by the coding sequence ATGACATGGTTTTGCACTAAGTGTGGATCGCAGAATGAGGATTCGGAATCAGCGTGTGTCCTATGTGGATCAGGCAGGATCAGCGAGATGGAATCACAGCAGGGAGTTATGGTCCAGGATCCAGAGACCCAGCAGCCTGCACCTGAGCCTTCACCGGTCCAGCAGCCCCCCCAGGCTCCTGTTTCGGAGCATGCCGGGGAGCCCCAGGAGGAGAGTTTCCTGGAGTTCCAGTTTGTCCAGAGCCCCATGGACAGTCTTATGGGGAAGAAGGTAAAGGTGAATTTTTCCGTGTTTCCTTCCGTATCGGTGGGGCGTTCGCCTGAAAATGTTATGCAGATCCCTGACGCCAGTGTGTCGAGGATGCATGCAAAGATCATGCTGGATGGTGGTTCATATTACCTTGAGGATGTTGGCAGCAGCAACGGCACATTCATTTACGACGGATCGAAGTTTGTGGAAGTGAAGGAAAAAACAAAGATTCAGGAGAAATCCCTAGTGAAATTTGGAGAAGACACCATAGTGAAGGTTACGTCCGTAAAGGCAGTCTGA
- a CDS encoding metallophosphoesterase, whose protein sequence is MDFPYLIIPEMMAGTLDRYVEKLGHPVPVRKMVVECGEATFVGDTHGALDVSSYALAVSRNSALVCFVGDLVDRGRNQLFNLLFVVESAIISGRVVIVRGNHESTLTNDYYGFSDELKSLGIFDQLYPHVVRLYGRLPYALLLNNCILAVHGGIASDPLSLKGWESLPMDDPEPSDPGAFQILWNDPREYVDGFLPGTRGEGTYLFGPDAFNEFVEKNDIKFLIRAHEVKKSGYEYMFQGKLISIFSSRYHKGKAAILRIDLGPDHRQEIMIVPDEEGSIAWPADPA, encoded by the coding sequence TTGGATTTTCCATATCTCATAATACCGGAAATGATGGCGGGTACACTGGACAGGTATGTTGAGAAACTCGGCCATCCGGTACCTGTCAGGAAAATGGTCGTGGAATGCGGTGAAGCAACATTTGTGGGCGATACCCATGGTGCCCTTGATGTTTCCTCATATGCCCTGGCAGTTTCCAGGAACAGTGCACTCGTATGCTTTGTTGGAGACCTTGTCGACAGGGGCAGGAACCAGCTCTTCAATCTTCTGTTCGTGGTTGAATCAGCAATAATATCCGGGCGGGTGGTCATTGTACGTGGCAATCATGAAAGCACGCTGACGAACGACTACTATGGTTTTTCCGACGAACTGAAAAGCCTCGGTATTTTCGACCAGCTTTACCCTCATGTTGTGAGGCTTTACGGTAGGCTCCCGTATGCCCTGCTGCTGAACAACTGCATCCTGGCGGTGCATGGAGGAATCGCCAGTGATCCCTTGTCGCTTAAGGGCTGGGAATCCCTCCCCATGGATGACCCTGAACCATCAGATCCAGGCGCCTTCCAGATACTCTGGAATGATCCCAGGGAATATGTTGACGGTTTTCTTCCCGGCACCAGAGGCGAGGGAACCTACCTTTTCGGACCAGACGCCTTCAATGAGTTCGTTGAGAAAAATGATATCAAATTCCTCATCAGGGCACATGAAGTGAAAAAGTCCGGCTACGAGTATATGTTCCAGGGCAAGCTTATCTCAATTTTCTCGTCAAGGTACCACAAGGGAAAGGCTGCAATTTTGAGAATCGACCTTGGCCCTGACCACAGGCAGGAAATCATGATTGTTCCCGATGAGGAGGGCTCAATCGCATGGCCAGCAGACCCGGCCTGA
- a CDS encoding protein kinase has translation MASRPGLILRAIAAALAIVGILLLANVYVLVFPSLPHTTEIIILLFLAAFALFVAGRISENTKSGYRIARSTLVGFAWIFFVMWVFLDYISLNPLTLPAGVSSTVEAYVMEILFWLPYAVAVVSGGAFIAALASRAPVKNRISGEAIILGSFMILVFIPVINRGMVAFDTVPVFAREVLYFSAPIVAVEAYFTRFKFHRQIAKFLILGNMVMLPLRFNNSIIFLIRGFTFPTTIVYPLLYLVLSYIILIIAVTAVVYIFRGIAPPSAARKLAGAVIPLAGGYFVLSYFHLLPISFENGGLTYSEFISARIYFMLVIAIVILAIIILVGRIIATRGGKATVLYGSVLLLSIIMIYRSGYSAHFQVPLIAGMTVTAVAVGSATGISRSLKESFLGNYDLLKTVKVKGKGSPQPSAGSAPATPARVHIQQPATPIVPTSVNVPDFWIGREISGYTVRDIISRETGFAYVLRASRFGEPDVAIKILKPFASDGTKIAFDNEFLRKFLLEFQNVMVLNGKKYVVNIIGVGLRTYPDDGTKMDKYKENPPAIIMELLQGGKLSDLDFKFNTMKQMELFFEIAIRVSQGLQDAHDARILHGDIKPDNIMFASRNGFSVKSYSRTPDKLIQAIRKNDITPKIVDFGSAKIRGLGNIVFSQFSVLYSPPEILLSNYDTDETYDVYEFGMVMYYLLTGSANDFRTAKSLARRQVFIESRVNSGKFYTDRNALLWEATAVPVTEPSKVNPLVRKPLQFLIMRCIDPDPANRYSDMSEIKKSLIHCAVKDYGFKSVRDI, from the coding sequence ATGGCCAGCAGACCCGGCCTGATACTGCGTGCAATTGCGGCAGCGCTGGCCATCGTTGGGATTCTCTTACTTGCAAATGTGTACGTTCTGGTTTTCCCGTCTCTTCCACACACCACTGAGATCATCATTCTGCTTTTCCTTGCAGCATTCGCCCTGTTTGTGGCTGGCAGAATATCTGAGAATACAAAATCCGGCTACAGGATAGCCCGATCCACACTGGTTGGCTTTGCATGGATTTTCTTCGTTATGTGGGTGTTTCTGGACTACATCAGCCTGAACCCACTTACTCTTCCGGCCGGGGTCTCATCAACAGTCGAAGCATACGTGATGGAAATACTGTTCTGGCTCCCATACGCTGTTGCAGTGGTGTCAGGTGGAGCATTCATCGCCGCCTTGGCATCAAGAGCCCCGGTCAAGAACAGAATATCCGGAGAAGCAATAATTTTGGGGTCTTTCATGATTCTTGTATTCATTCCCGTGATCAACCGTGGGATGGTGGCTTTCGATACAGTGCCAGTTTTTGCAAGGGAAGTTCTCTATTTCTCTGCACCCATTGTGGCGGTGGAGGCCTACTTCACCCGCTTCAAGTTTCACAGGCAGATAGCGAAGTTCCTGATTCTTGGCAACATGGTAATGCTTCCACTGAGATTCAATAACAGCATAATATTCCTAATCAGGGGATTTACATTTCCGACAACTATTGTATACCCGTTGCTGTACCTTGTGCTTTCATACATCATTCTCATAATAGCCGTGACAGCAGTTGTGTATATATTCCGGGGAATAGCGCCGCCGTCTGCAGCAAGGAAACTGGCAGGGGCCGTTATACCACTTGCTGGCGGCTATTTCGTTCTCTCATATTTCCATCTTCTTCCCATCTCATTCGAGAACGGAGGACTGACTTATTCGGAATTTATTTCGGCCCGGATCTATTTCATGCTTGTAATTGCCATTGTTATCTTGGCCATAATAATTCTCGTGGGAAGAATCATTGCAACACGGGGTGGCAAGGCGACAGTCCTGTATGGCTCTGTTCTGCTTCTCAGCATAATTATGATTTACAGATCAGGATATTCTGCTCATTTCCAGGTTCCTCTCATTGCTGGAATGACGGTTACAGCTGTGGCAGTGGGAAGCGCTACAGGGATATCACGCAGCCTTAAGGAAAGCTTCCTGGGTAATTACGATCTCCTCAAGACTGTCAAAGTGAAGGGAAAGGGGAGTCCACAGCCTTCAGCTGGATCCGCGCCGGCCACGCCTGCCAGGGTACACATCCAGCAGCCAGCCACACCCATTGTGCCCACTTCAGTGAACGTTCCCGACTTCTGGATAGGACGCGAAATATCCGGATATACTGTCAGGGATATCATAAGCCGTGAGACTGGGTTCGCTTACGTCCTTAGAGCATCAAGATTTGGTGAACCGGATGTTGCCATAAAGATCCTTAAGCCCTTTGCTTCAGATGGCACCAAGATTGCTTTCGATAACGAATTTCTGAGGAAATTCCTCCTTGAATTCCAGAATGTCATGGTGCTGAACGGGAAGAAGTATGTGGTCAACATAATTGGGGTGGGTTTGAGGACATATCCTGACGATGGAACAAAGATGGACAAGTACAAGGAAAATCCACCTGCAATAATAATGGAACTGCTGCAGGGTGGAAAACTTTCCGATCTGGATTTCAAGTTCAATACCATGAAGCAGATGGAACTGTTCTTTGAGATTGCTATCAGGGTTTCACAGGGTCTTCAGGATGCACATGATGCCAGAATCCTGCACGGTGACATAAAACCTGACAACATAATGTTTGCAAGCAGGAATGGATTCTCTGTCAAGTCTTATTCAAGGACGCCTGATAAGCTCATACAGGCAATAAGGAAGAACGACATAACACCAAAGATTGTTGATTTCGGTTCAGCCAAGATCAGGGGTCTCGGTAACATTGTATTTTCTCAGTTTTCCGTGCTGTATTCTCCTCCAGAGATTCTCCTGAGCAACTATGACACGGACGAGACCTATGATGTATATGAGTTCGGCATGGTGATGTATTATCTTCTTACAGGATCAGCCAACGATTTCAGGACTGCCAAGAGTCTTGCCAGGAGGCAGGTCTTCATTGAAAGCCGTGTGAATTCTGGAAAATTCTACACTGACAGGAACGCTCTTCTCTGGGAAGCTACTGCTGTGCCTGTGACTGAGCCATCAAAAGTTAATCCCCTCGTGAGGAAACCCCTCCAGTTTCTCATAATGAGGTGCATCGATCCCGATCCAGCAAACAGGTACAGCGACATGAGCGAGATCAAGAAGAGCCTGATTCACTGTGCAGTGAAGGATTACGGCTTTAAATCGGTCCGTGACATATAA
- a CDS encoding zinc ribbon domain-containing protein yields MIKCPSCGSSMPDGSLFCQKCGSRLQQNVPVHEHQNLPPDPPPAVSSVFAQLEKVLNKSDVSAHSVSGLPGLISGDDNLLIVSPGPSVIMVKITSEPNSNTWEDMVRAKFRMGSDIGVAVLDDALKLKEDVNIKAQLAKSGIFTVSKSELTEKVKGISATAGWQSIMDQILNATGISRDGDRMIYSMSQTRYSLIPDSVKDKLKKWMGRNNPP; encoded by the coding sequence ATGATAAAGTGCCCATCTTGCGGTTCGTCCATGCCAGATGGCTCCCTGTTCTGCCAGAAATGTGGATCAAGACTTCAGCAGAATGTACCGGTTCATGAGCATCAAAACCTTCCCCCTGATCCCCCTCCTGCAGTAAGTTCGGTTTTTGCCCAGCTGGAGAAGGTTCTGAACAAATCTGACGTATCGGCGCATTCCGTCAGTGGGCTTCCAGGGCTGATTTCCGGTGATGATAACCTTCTCATAGTCTCCCCCGGCCCGTCGGTCATTATGGTTAAAATCACGTCGGAGCCAAATTCCAATACATGGGAGGATATGGTGAGGGCGAAATTCCGGATGGGATCAGATATTGGCGTGGCGGTTCTTGATGATGCACTGAAATTGAAGGAAGATGTCAACATAAAGGCACAACTGGCAAAAAGCGGCATTTTTACAGTCAGTAAATCTGAACTCACAGAAAAGGTGAAGGGGATTTCAGCAACTGCTGGATGGCAGAGCATCATGGATCAGATACTGAATGCAACTGGAATATCCCGTGATGGGGATCGCATGATATATTCAATGTCACAGACCAGATATTCACTTATTCCGGACAGCGTGAAAGACAAACTGAAGAAGTGGATGGGAAGAAACAACCCACCATGA
- a CDS encoding chlorite dismutase family protein produces MSDEIYTYVATFSFNNQFYSLEQPERDAVVEALNVTFREYEGRLINLRMYRSIRHDCDVIFWMSSHDPMDMSRFKESIMRAMGGYGSARYSMFSLYEHSPYLRDVRSLEDTLRFVPKRYFVAYPMSKTPDWYLIDYDERKRILAEHIGMATSHPENRDIRSYTTYSYGLGDQEFVVLYETDSLSQWSHVTGKLREATARKWIIKEEPIIIGILSEPIKF; encoded by the coding sequence TTGTCAGATGAAATCTACACCTATGTGGCAACTTTCTCCTTCAACAATCAATTCTATTCGCTGGAGCAGCCGGAAAGGGATGCAGTGGTTGAGGCCCTGAACGTAACTTTCAGGGAATATGAGGGGAGGCTGATCAACCTCAGGATGTACCGATCCATAAGGCATGACTGCGACGTAATATTCTGGATGTCCTCCCATGACCCCATGGATATGTCCAGATTCAAGGAGAGCATCATGAGGGCAATGGGAGGATATGGATCAGCTAGGTACAGCATGTTTTCGCTCTACGAGCATTCTCCATACCTCAGGGATGTAAGAAGCCTTGAGGACACACTGAGATTCGTCCCAAAGAGATATTTCGTCGCGTATCCCATGAGCAAGACGCCTGACTGGTATCTTATTGATTATGATGAAAGGAAGAGGATACTTGCTGAGCACATTGGAATGGCAACATCACACCCCGAGAACCGGGATATCCGATCGTACACCACATACTCATATGGGCTGGGTGATCAGGAGTTTGTGGTTCTTTACGAAACAGATTCGCTTTCCCAGTGGTCCCATGTAACCGGTAAGCTCAGGGAGGCAACAGCACGAAAATGGATCATAAAGGAGGAGCCAATAATCATTGGAATACTCTCTGAGCCCATTAAATTCTGA
- the hppD gene encoding 4-hydroxyphenylpyruvate dioxygenase: MDNDNIFNAVNAVEYYVGSARQWSFYHQQALGFDLIAYAGPETGVRDRVSYLLGQGDVRLIFTSYLNYNSPIADHVRYHGDGVKDISLRVENIGDTVDFVRKRGVAKISPVSKITGREGTFDTARIYSYGETVHTLVEEDSYKSGIPPGFEEIGTRGKHVGLKKIDHTVGNVEDRMMDSWVNYYVKGLGFDQLISFDDKDISTEYSSLRSKVVHYGNRKIIFPINEPALGLKKSQIQEYLDYYNSPGVQHIAIETDNILKTVAEMQSRGVEFLTTPSVYYDTLLDRVGKIDEKVEDLRRLNILVDRDDDGYLLQIFTRPVGDRPTFFYEIIQRKGATSFGKGNFRELFKSIEAEQAKRGNL, from the coding sequence ATGGATAATGATAACATATTCAATGCCGTCAATGCTGTGGAATATTACGTGGGTTCAGCAAGGCAGTGGTCATTTTACCATCAGCAGGCACTGGGTTTTGACCTCATTGCATATGCCGGTCCTGAGACCGGTGTGAGGGATCGCGTTTCATACCTCCTGGGTCAGGGGGACGTCCGTCTGATTTTCACCAGTTACCTGAACTACAATTCTCCAATTGCCGATCATGTGAGATATCATGGGGATGGAGTGAAGGACATTTCCCTTCGCGTTGAAAACATTGGGGACACCGTGGACTTCGTCAGAAAGAGAGGCGTCGCAAAGATTTCACCAGTTTCAAAAATCACGGGCAGGGAAGGCACTTTTGATACCGCCAGAATATATTCTTACGGTGAAACAGTGCACACGCTTGTTGAGGAGGACAGCTACAAATCAGGAATTCCTCCCGGATTTGAGGAAATCGGGACCAGGGGAAAACATGTCGGTCTGAAGAAGATCGATCATACTGTTGGTAACGTTGAGGACAGAATGATGGATTCCTGGGTAAATTATTACGTCAAGGGGCTGGGCTTTGACCAGCTCATAAGCTTTGATGACAAGGACATAAGCACAGAATACTCTTCTCTAAGGTCAAAGGTTGTGCATTACGGGAACAGGAAAATCATCTTCCCCATCAATGAGCCAGCCCTGGGGCTGAAAAAGTCACAGATACAGGAATACCTGGACTATTACAACTCACCAGGAGTACAGCATATTGCCATAGAGACGGACAATATACTGAAAACCGTGGCAGAGATGCAATCAAGGGGTGTGGAGTTCCTCACAACCCCTTCAGTGTATTACGATACACTTCTGGACAGGGTTGGAAAGATTGACGAAAAGGTCGAGGATCTTCGTCGCCTGAACATACTGGTTGACAGGGACGATGACGGATATCTCCTCCAGATTTTCACAAGGCCAGTTGGTGATAGGCCAACATTCTTCTACGAGATAATCCAGCGTAAGGGAGCCACATCCTTCGGCAAGGGAAATTTCAGGGAACTGTTCAAGTCCATTGAGGCAGAACAGGCCAAGAGAGGGAACCTGTAA
- a CDS encoding fumarylacetoacetate hydrolase family protein: MRIARVETEDGIRTVIAVGESFLDLGEIIGMPVEEQGRSFYSVVLKNLEKIRSFIASGHYAGITDHVPTSYLVPMPYINQIRDFYAFEGHVKTARSLRGLDMVPEWYEFPAYYYSGNSSIYASDHDLPYPGFSSELDFELEVGAIIGKEGKNISVADAWSHIFGFTLMNDWSARDQQRKEMKIGLGPSKSKDFATSMGRFIVTADEMETHLDQNRKLDCSLQASLNGDLFVEGNLKDMHWTFQEMISWASTETLLKPGDVIMSGTVSGGCILERGPERAGWLKAGDQVSFHSDILGDLVTRIVEAE, encoded by the coding sequence ATGAGGATTGCAAGGGTCGAAACGGAGGACGGTATAAGGACCGTTATCGCAGTTGGAGAAAGCTTCCTGGATCTGGGTGAGATCATAGGGATGCCTGTGGAGGAACAGGGGAGGTCATTTTACTCCGTTGTGCTCAAGAACCTTGAAAAGATCAGGAGTTTCATTGCGAGCGGACATTACGCCGGAATCACTGACCATGTCCCAACATCCTATCTAGTTCCCATGCCTTACATAAACCAGATCAGGGATTTCTATGCATTTGAGGGTCACGTGAAGACAGCCAGATCCCTGAGAGGGCTTGATATGGTACCGGAATGGTATGAATTCCCTGCATATTATTACTCAGGCAACTCATCCATCTATGCCAGTGATCATGATCTGCCCTATCCAGGATTCTCTTCAGAACTTGACTTCGAGCTGGAAGTGGGAGCAATAATAGGCAAGGAGGGCAAGAACATCTCCGTGGCGGATGCATGGTCGCACATCTTCGGCTTCACCCTCATGAACGACTGGAGCGCCAGGGATCAGCAGAGAAAGGAGATGAAGATCGGGCTCGGTCCCTCCAAGAGCAAGGATTTTGCCACAAGTATGGGCCGTTTCATTGTAACCGCAGACGAGATGGAAACACACCTTGACCAGAACCGGAAACTTGACTGCAGCCTTCAGGCAAGCTTGAATGGCGATCTTTTCGTGGAAGGGAACCTGAAGGATATGCACTGGACTTTCCAGGAGATGATTTCATGGGCATCCACTGAAACTCTGCTGAAGCCCGGAGACGTCATTATGAGCGGCACGGTGTCAGGAGGGTGCATCCTTGAGAGAGGACCTGAAAGAGCAGGATGGCTCAAGGCAGGAGACCAGGTGAGTTTTCACTCAGACATACTGGGGGACCTGGTCACAAGAATCGTGGAGGCGGAATGA
- a CDS encoding homogentisate 1,2-dioxygenase, translated as MPESRHTYDDRSNILREELFGEESFDGPYSLLYHLGEPTRVKSVKKISREPLDKSSADVMIHRHFQTGNLGRGGDFVTGRRYLMFNSTVRLSVAQTSENAGTLYRNALSDEVYFIQSGHATMRSMLGNLDVSPGDYLYIPKGTTYALDSSSGLDFFLVESRERASIPPRYLNIYGQIKEGSPYYTRDIRVPRLQDPSTDGGSFDVLVDFGDYFLREERDMNPFDVAGWDGYLYPFAISTGSMAPIVGKLHQPPPVHETFSGKSFMIGTFLPRKFDFHPRSIPISYYHSNIDTDEVLFYSSGSFMSRKGISAGSVTLHVRGLIHGPQPGALESAIGKEETDEVAVMVEAYEPLKVTRDAIGIEDRAYMESWYR; from the coding sequence ATGCCAGAAAGCCGGCACACATACGATGATAGGAGCAATATACTCAGGGAGGAACTCTTCGGGGAGGAAAGTTTTGACGGACCTTACTCTCTCCTTTACCACCTTGGTGAACCGACACGGGTTAAATCCGTGAAGAAGATATCCCGCGAGCCACTGGATAAGAGCTCAGCAGATGTGATGATTCACAGGCATTTCCAGACAGGAAATCTGGGCAGAGGAGGGGACTTCGTAACTGGCAGGAGATACCTGATGTTCAATTCCACGGTCAGGCTGTCAGTGGCACAGACATCTGAGAACGCGGGAACTCTTTACAGAAACGCACTAAGTGACGAGGTCTACTTCATTCAATCCGGTCACGCCACAATGAGGTCCATGCTGGGAAACCTGGATGTTTCGCCGGGGGATTATCTGTACATTCCAAAGGGTACAACTTACGCCCTTGATTCATCATCAGGTCTGGATTTCTTCCTTGTTGAATCCAGGGAAAGGGCTTCCATTCCACCAAGATACCTCAACATTTACGGCCAGATAAAGGAGGGTTCGCCATACTATACCAGGGATATCCGTGTTCCCCGCCTCCAGGATCCATCAACAGATGGCGGATCGTTCGATGTACTGGTGGATTTCGGAGATTATTTCCTCAGGGAGGAAAGAGACATGAATCCCTTCGACGTGGCGGGCTGGGACGGCTACCTCTACCCATTTGCAATAAGCACCGGGTCAATGGCGCCAATTGTGGGAAAGTTGCATCAGCCTCCTCCGGTTCACGAGACATTCAGCGGAAAATCTTTCATGATAGGGACATTCCTTCCAAGAAAATTCGATTTCCATCCCAGATCCATACCAATATCCTATTACCACAGCAACATTGACACCGATGAGGTTCTTTTCTATTCATCAGGGAGTTTCATGAGCAGGAAAGGCATATCTGCAGGATCAGTAACGCTGCACGTCAGGGGCCTCATCCATGGGCCGCAGCCAGGGGCGCTTGAATCCGCCATAGGTAAAGAGGAGACGGACGAGGTTGCAGTCATGGTGGAAGCGTATGAGCCGCTGAAAGTTACCAGGGATGCCATTGGGATAGAAGATCGAGCCTATATGGAATCATGGTACAGATGA